A single genomic interval of Chloracidobacterium validum harbors:
- the recA gene encoding recombinase RecA, with product MTDERQERNKAIDAAIAGLEKQFGKGVIMRLGERQALEVPAISTTCLSLDAAIGIGGMPRGRIVEIYGPESGGKTTLALHVVAEAQRTGGQVAFIDAEHALDPSYAAKLGVDIENLFVSQPDSGEQALEIAEALVRSTAFDLVVVDSVAALVPKAELDGDMGDSLPGLQARLMSQALRKLTAVANRTNTCLIFINQIREKIGVMWGSPETTTGGRALKFYASVRIDIRRTASIKDGEEVIGSRTKAKIAKNKLAPPFKEVEFDIIYGKGISRIGDLLDLGVEHKLIEKSGAWFSIKGGERLGQGRENAKQALATNQALCERLEQELRAILMPHRVTPSADTGAKAKGASE from the coding sequence ATGACTGACGAACGACAGGAACGCAACAAAGCCATTGATGCCGCTATTGCCGGACTCGAAAAACAATTTGGCAAGGGCGTCATCATGCGCCTTGGGGAGCGCCAGGCCCTTGAAGTCCCGGCAATTTCAACAACCTGCCTCAGCCTTGACGCGGCCATTGGCATTGGCGGCATGCCGCGGGGTCGCATCGTCGAGATTTACGGGCCGGAGTCGGGCGGCAAAACGACGCTCGCGCTGCACGTCGTTGCCGAAGCGCAGCGCACCGGCGGACAGGTGGCCTTCATTGACGCCGAACATGCGCTTGACCCCAGCTATGCCGCCAAGCTGGGCGTGGATATTGAAAACCTTTTCGTCTCCCAGCCGGATAGCGGCGAGCAGGCGCTTGAAATTGCCGAAGCCTTGGTTCGTTCGACGGCTTTCGATTTGGTGGTGGTGGACTCGGTTGCTGCCCTCGTCCCCAAGGCAGAGCTTGACGGCGATATGGGCGACTCCCTCCCCGGACTCCAGGCCCGCCTGATGTCGCAGGCCCTGCGCAAGTTGACGGCGGTGGCCAACCGCACCAACACCTGCCTGATTTTCATCAATCAAATCCGCGAAAAAATTGGCGTCATGTGGGGATCGCCCGAAACGACGACTGGCGGGCGGGCGCTCAAATTTTACGCCTCCGTCCGCATCGACATCCGCCGCACGGCTTCCATCAAGGATGGCGAAGAGGTCATCGGCAGTCGAACCAAAGCCAAGATTGCGAAAAACAAACTCGCTCCCCCCTTCAAGGAAGTTGAGTTTGACATCATTTATGGGAAGGGGATTTCCCGGATTGGCGACCTGCTCGACCTTGGCGTGGAGCACAAGCTCATCGAGAAGAGCGGCGCCTGGTTCTCAATCAAAGGGGGCGAGCGCCTGGGACAAGGCCGCGAAAACGCCAAGCAAGCCCTGGCGACGAACCAGGCCCTCTGCGAGCGGCTCGAGCAGGAACTGCGCGCGATTTTGATGCCACACCGTGTCACGCCGTCAGCGGACACCGGCGCCAAGGCCAAGGGCGCGTCGGAATAG
- a CDS encoding HEAT repeat domain-containing protein, producing MAAPTNPLLSAMVRPEAQSRGLCPALAMYLSCVNCPFVAACPYKTRLGDFGQEAAAHEQHERDRARQLMAVLLDEQAGDAQRQAVADEVVGWLESDVGLAAQVRGELAIALGDYGDARAFEPLVATLGDLRLSENQSTLREDAALALGELNDTRARLPLIQSLSDWRPGVRFACAAALGKLGDPEAIPALQSARQVRIGDDFGQLNEQVHEMCLYALALLGDADAREPLERLLTAERRVALSRAEIVFALGELGNCASLPTLEALYADDIGEGLRSYTAVALGRLGRDVRDTLFALLTAVDEGLAFEAARALAALGDEAAIEPLVLRGLTSRQGYVRRLSVAALLPFAHRPTVRAALEAYIDHEPVATLRERTARMAAKALH from the coding sequence ATGGCGGCTCCCACCAACCCGCTTTTATCCGCAATGGTTCGTCCTGAAGCGCAGTCCCGTGGGCTGTGCCCCGCGCTGGCAATGTATTTGTCTTGTGTCAACTGTCCCTTTGTCGCCGCTTGTCCGTACAAAACCCGGCTGGGCGATTTTGGGCAAGAAGCCGCAGCGCACGAGCAGCACGAGCGTGACCGGGCGCGCCAGCTCATGGCGGTCTTGCTTGATGAACAGGCAGGGGATGCCCAGCGTCAAGCCGTTGCAGATGAAGTCGTGGGTTGGCTTGAGTCGGATGTGGGGCTGGCGGCTCAGGTGCGTGGGGAGTTGGCCATCGCCCTCGGCGACTATGGCGACGCGCGCGCCTTTGAGCCACTCGTGGCGACGTTGGGCGACTTACGACTGAGCGAAAATCAATCCACGCTGCGTGAGGACGCCGCCCTCGCGCTGGGCGAGTTGAATGACACACGCGCGCGCCTACCGCTGATTCAGTCGCTTTCAGATTGGCGTCCTGGCGTGCGCTTTGCCTGTGCCGCCGCCCTCGGCAAGCTAGGCGACCCAGAAGCCATCCCGGCTTTGCAGTCCGCGCGTCAGGTGCGCATCGGCGACGACTTTGGACAGCTCAATGAACAAGTTCACGAGATGTGTCTCTATGCCCTGGCGTTGCTGGGTGATGCGGACGCGCGTGAGCCGCTGGAGCGCTTGCTAACGGCCGAGCGGCGGGTGGCGCTGTCTCGCGCCGAGATCGTTTTTGCTTTGGGCGAGCTAGGGAACTGCGCCAGCTTGCCGACCTTGGAGGCCTTATACGCCGACGACATTGGCGAGGGTCTGCGAAGCTATACGGCGGTCGCGCTGGGGCGGCTTGGTCGAGATGTACGGGACACCCTGTTTGCGCTCCTGACGGCGGTTGATGAAGGGCTGGCCTTTGAAGCCGCGCGGGCTTTGGCTGCGCTGGGCGACGAGGCGGCCATTGAGCCACTTGTCTTGCGGGGGCTAACCTCGCGGCAGGGGTATGTGCGTCGCCTATCCGTTGCGGCGCTGCTTCCCTTCGCACACCGGCCGACGGTGCGGGCAGCACTCGAAGCCTACATAGACCATGAACCAGTCGCCACACTGCGTGAGCGAACGGCCCGGATGGCCGCCAAAGCCCTACACTAA